The Acidobacteriota bacterium genome has a window encoding:
- a CDS encoding ATP-binding protein: MISRQEHRREVRALLDQFPVVGLVGARQVGKTTLARDLINDAAEPVTVFDLEDPTDERRLADPKLALEPLRGLVVIDEVQRSEGLFRLLRVLVDRPANSAQFLALGSAGPDLLRQSSETLAGRIAYYELPPFRISETGTGAGAVRRLWLRGGFPRSFLADGDDRSFRWRTEFIRTFLERDLPQLGVSVPAATMRRFWTMLAHYHGNRWNSAELGRALGVTAPTINRYFDVLVDALIVRRLQPWYENLKKRQVKAPKGYVADTGMLHALLGVDSESALMGHPKSGASWEGFAMQEMVRILGVDWDRCYYWATHQGAELDLLVFDGSCRVGFEFKRTSAPAMTRSMHSALSDLKLDRLFVVYPGDARFPLHDRVEAVGLIPACSEGL; this comes from the coding sequence GTGATATCCCGTCAAGAACACAGGAGGGAGGTTCGCGCGCTGCTCGACCAGTTCCCCGTCGTTGGGTTGGTCGGCGCCCGGCAGGTCGGCAAGACGACTCTCGCCCGTGACCTCATCAATGACGCCGCGGAGCCGGTCACCGTCTTCGACCTTGAAGATCCCACCGACGAAAGGCGGCTCGCCGATCCCAAGCTGGCCCTCGAGCCGCTGCGGGGCCTGGTCGTCATCGACGAAGTCCAACGCAGCGAGGGGTTGTTCCGCCTCCTGCGGGTTTTGGTGGACCGGCCCGCCAATTCGGCGCAGTTCCTGGCATTGGGTAGCGCCGGCCCCGATCTGCTGCGCCAGTCCTCCGAGACCCTGGCGGGACGAATTGCCTACTACGAACTTCCTCCATTCCGGATCAGCGAAACCGGGACCGGAGCCGGCGCTGTCCGAAGACTCTGGTTGCGAGGGGGCTTCCCTCGATCTTTTCTCGCCGACGGTGACGACAGGAGCTTCAGATGGCGAACCGAGTTCATTCGCACGTTTCTTGAACGTGATCTGCCCCAGTTGGGAGTCTCCGTGCCGGCGGCTACCATGCGCCGGTTCTGGACCATGCTGGCCCACTACCACGGCAATCGCTGGAACAGCGCCGAACTCGGCCGCGCGCTGGGGGTCACCGCCCCTACGATCAACAGATACTTCGACGTCCTCGTCGATGCGTTGATCGTGCGCCGGCTCCAACCCTGGTACGAGAACCTGAAGAAGCGGCAGGTCAAAGCTCCCAAGGGTTACGTCGCCGACACCGGGATGCTGCATGCGCTGTTGGGTGTGGACTCGGAGTCCGCCCTCATGGGACACCCGAAGTCGGGGGCATCCTGGGAAGGATTCGCGATGCAGGAGATGGTCCGCATCCTCGGAGTCGACTGGGACCGATGCTACTACTGGGCAACACACCAGGGGGCAGAATTGGATCTACTGGTGTTTGACGGCAGCTGCCGGGTCGGATTCGAATTCAAGCGCACCAGCGCGCCGGCCATGACCCGCTCCATGCACTCCGCGTTGTCCGACTTGAAGCTCGACCGGCTCTTCGTCGTTTATCCCGGCGATGCCCGGTTTCCCCTCCATGATCGGGTGGAGGCCGTCGGCCTCATCCCGGCCTGTTCCGAAGGGCTTTGA
- a CDS encoding isocitrate/isopropylmalate family dehydrogenase — protein sequence MAQFKAVKIPAGDLIDYRDGRLVVGDNPIIGVLRGDGIGLDITPVMRNVVDGAVQRAYGGSRGISWCPLYAGLEGLRHYGSEFPDETVEAIRYLRIAIKGPFTTPVGEETHVCLRCAHQQYHAGLCDKCGKDGVTERFRSINVRFRQHLGLYACVRPVRYFEGVPSPNKYADKVNFVIFRENTEDVYAGYDFEQGSEMARAIIDLIRERDGRSIRTDSGIGVKPISTTGTRNIVRKALNWARDQKLPSVTLVHKGNIMKFTEGSFAKWGYELAAEEFGEDTVTEKKLWDELGGEMPDGKILVKDRIADSIFQQIQTRPDEYSVFALPNLNGDYLSDAAIALVGGLGLGPGANMSDDLALFEATHGTAPKYTGMDKVNPGSLILSAVMMLNHLKWGEAADLITSGMERAILDGHVTYDLARLMRREGREDVTELSCSGFGEAILERM from the coding sequence GTGGCTCAGTTCAAGGCAGTGAAGATCCCGGCGGGGGACCTGATCGACTATCGGGACGGCCGCCTCGTCGTCGGCGACAACCCCATCATCGGAGTCCTGCGGGGCGATGGGATCGGTCTGGACATCACCCCGGTGATGCGCAACGTGGTGGACGGGGCGGTGCAGCGAGCCTACGGCGGCAGCCGCGGCATCTCCTGGTGTCCCCTCTATGCCGGCCTGGAGGGACTTCGCCACTACGGCAGCGAGTTCCCCGACGAGACGGTGGAGGCCATCCGGTACCTGCGCATCGCCATCAAGGGCCCCTTCACCACGCCGGTGGGGGAGGAGACCCACGTCTGCCTCCGCTGCGCCCACCAGCAGTACCATGCCGGCCTCTGCGACAAGTGCGGCAAAGACGGGGTGACCGAACGTTTCCGCTCCATCAACGTCCGGTTCCGCCAGCATCTGGGACTCTATGCCTGCGTGCGTCCGGTCCGCTACTTCGAAGGGGTCCCCTCCCCCAACAAGTACGCCGACAAGGTGAACTTCGTCATCTTTCGCGAGAACACCGAGGACGTCTATGCCGGCTATGACTTCGAGCAGGGCAGCGAGATGGCGCGGGCCATCATCGACCTGATCCGGGAACGGGACGGCCGCAGCATTCGCACCGACTCAGGAATCGGCGTCAAGCCCATCTCCACCACCGGCACCCGGAATATCGTCCGCAAGGCCCTGAACTGGGCCCGTGACCAGAAACTGCCCTCGGTGACCCTGGTCCACAAGGGCAACATCATGAAGTTCACCGAGGGCTCCTTTGCCAAGTGGGGCTACGAGCTGGCCGCCGAGGAGTTCGGCGAAGACACCGTCACCGAGAAGAAGCTCTGGGACGAGCTGGGGGGCGAGATGCCCGACGGAAAGATCCTGGTGAAGGACCGGATCGCCGATTCCATCTTCCAGCAGATCCAGACCCGGCCGGACGAGTACAGCGTCTTCGCCCTGCCGAATCTCAACGGCGACTACCTCTCGGACGCCGCCATCGCCCTTGTGGGCGGCCTGGGCCTGGGTCCGGGCGCCAACATGTCCGACGACCTGGCCCTGTTCGAGGCCACCCACGGCACGGCGCCCAAGTACACGGGGATGGACAAGGTCAATCCCGGTTCCCTCATTCTCTCGGCCGTGATGATGCTCAACCACCTGAAGTGGGGCGAGGCCGCGGACCTGATCACCAGCGGCATGGAACGGGCCATCCTGGACGGCCACGTCACCTACGACCTGGCCCGGCTCATGAGGCGCGAGGGCCGGGAGGACGTGACCGAACTCTCCTGCTCCGGCTTCGGCGAGGCGATTCTGGAGAGGATGTAG
- a CDS encoding aminotransferase class IV has protein sequence MNQERVAYVNGRIVPESEASVSIHDHGFVRGDAVFDTTRTFGHKIFRLDEHLDRLFDSLRYTRIDPGMSRDRLAELTMQVLEANLPLLDPEDDYWVTQRITRGCPGGDGGFDPTVIVDCLPLPFLQRSRFFRDGLPIRTPSVRRTPPESMSPRAKTHNYLNLVMGDLEVKAADPQALSILLDLDGNLCEGLGSNIFVVRGGELATPRDRFVLAGISRNVTFELAEGLNLPVRQMDIDLYDAYAADEVFITSTSWCVCPISTINGSVVGSGRIPGPVTQQLQEAYSELVGIDIVRQYTRWL, from the coding sequence ATGAATCAGGAAAGAGTGGCGTATGTGAACGGCCGGATCGTCCCCGAGAGCGAGGCCAGCGTCTCCATCCACGACCACGGCTTCGTCCGGGGCGACGCCGTGTTCGACACGACCCGGACCTTCGGACACAAGATCTTCCGTCTCGACGAGCACCTGGACCGGCTCTTCGACTCCCTCCGCTACACCCGCATCGATCCGGGCATGAGCCGGGACCGGTTGGCGGAGTTGACCATGCAGGTGCTGGAGGCCAACCTGCCCCTGCTGGACCCGGAGGACGACTATTGGGTGACTCAGCGGATCACCCGGGGCTGCCCCGGCGGGGACGGGGGATTCGATCCCACGGTGATCGTCGACTGCCTGCCCCTCCCCTTCCTGCAACGCTCCCGTTTCTTCCGGGACGGACTGCCGATCCGGACCCCCTCGGTGCGGCGGACCCCGCCCGAGTCCATGAGCCCGCGGGCCAAGACCCACAACTACCTGAACCTGGTGATGGGCGACCTGGAGGTGAAGGCGGCGGACCCCCAGGCCCTCTCCATTCTCCTGGACCTGGACGGCAACCTCTGCGAGGGGCTGGGCAGCAACATCTTCGTCGTCCGGGGCGGCGAGCTGGCCACGCCCCGGGACCGGTTCGTCCTGGCCGGCATCAGCCGGAACGTCACCTTCGAGCTGGCCGAGGGCCTGAATTTGCCGGTCCGTCAGATGGACATCGACCTGTACGACGCCTACGCGGCGGACGAGGTCTTCATCACCTCCACCAGTTGGTGCGTCTGTCCGATCTCGACCATCAACGGGTCTGTCGTGGGCTCGGGCCGGATCCCGGGACCGGTGACGCAGCAGCTTCAGGAAGCGTACAGCGAGCTGGTGGGCATCGACATCGTCCGGCAGTACACCCGCTGGCTGTAA